The genomic interval CACTGGAGGTGTCCAAGTTCTGCCTGCGGGCAATGACAAGGGAAGGAAAGTGAAGAAGGTGGTCAAAACCACGCGTAAAGGGGGATCCGGATCCCAAGAGATCATGACGGAGGTGACCACGACCACTACGGCCACATCCGAATATGCCACCNCGTCCGTCCGTTGTCTCGCTCAATTCATGAGCCATCAAGGTTACGAAAGGGGATCGCAGGTTCCAAGGGGGCCAGTTTGTCTCTGCTTTTGGCCAGGGAAAGTGTTCTTACCAAGGGAAACTCTTCAAGGGATCCGAGAGTGAAAACGACCAATTGCGGTGGTACATTAACAAACAAAGAAGAGAATGTCCACTGGAGGTGTCCAAGTTCTGCCTGCGGGCAATGACAAGGGAAGGAAAGTGAAAAAGGTGGTCAAAACCACGCGTAAAGGGGGATCCGGATCCCAAGAGATCATGACGGAGGTGACCACGACCACTACGGCCACATCCGAATATGCCACCCGAGAGAATGGATACCAGAACGGATACGGGTAATACTTATTGGACATGCATGTTGTAACCTGTCAATACCTGAGAGTTAGTCTCACATATTGTAAAGGTTCTTAGAGGGCTGAGAGTTTATTCGAGTTGCGCTCGCTACATATGGAACATGTGTTCCCAAGGGCattggtggtttttttttctccaattgaatttgtctttcatttcagtGCCAGTACCCAACGTTCCGACCAATTCATTGAAGAAAAGATGTTTTGCCACCATTGCGATGAGTCCTTGGCTGGGCACCGATATGTCTTACGGGACGACCATCCCTACTGCATTAAGTGCTACGAAAACGTATTTGCCAATAATTGCGACGAGTGCGGAAAACTTATTGGAATTGATTCCAAGGTACCTAATCGTTCGTGGCTAATTAAGATCACATAATGATAGCTCTATTTGCAACAATGTTCATTGTGATCTGCTTCCAATGAAACTAGTTTAGGGGTTTGAGATCTTTCACATCTTTTTCGTTGATAGACGATCCTGTTTTTTCCTGTTCTTTTCGGATTGTTTGCCCctttcaatgctttttttcaaatgctaGTTTAAAGACTCACCGGCATGGGCCTTTGGATTGCCTATTCATTTAAGCAGGGTCATCATGGCAAAAAGGAAAGGACATACGGATCATTGATTTACTAAGCAATACGCAAATTTTCTTCCAGCCACATAAGCTCCAATAAATACTCTGGGTACTATCAGCAACAAATGTATTAATAGCTTGCACCCTTAGACTTAACCTTTGGGACAATTATATTCTATTATGCTTGAAATGCATTAGcaagatgatggaaaaacgATATTGGGCTTATTGGGGGAGTGAAAGTGattctttgttccaaaaagtgGGATTCATAGTAATCAAATATGGAGCTATTACGCACGTATGATGGGTTTTTTGATCATTGCactcaaaaaaagtaaatatttagaatACGCCAGGACATCATTAGTCATTCATTGCCTCAACAACAAGCCACGTAGTACTAACTCCTGCAATGCTCAGCCAACCGAGTGCGTTGCACTTCTTTCCATTGGTCTGCATCTTGACGTTTCAATTTGGCCTTTATCCCGTGACgtaatcaaaattgttctttcCTCATTTCTAGGATTTGTCTTACAAGGAGAAGCATTGGCACGAATCGTGCTTTGTGTGCTCCAAATGCCGGACTTCGCTCGTGGACAAACAATTCGGATCCAAAGCCGATCGGATCTATTGTGGCCCATGCTATGACGCCCAATTTGCAACCCGATGCGATGGATGTGGCGACGTGTTCAGAGCTGGTAAATTCATTTCACCAAGCATTACCAATTCATCGTAATCCAGGATGTAATCAGTAAAAGAGCAGTAATGACCGCGGTCTTGCCAAGGGGAAGATTCGGATGTATCACTTGTCTAGACCGTTTCATTAGTTTAAGTAGCtactttttccattgaatcaCTTTTCCCAACGAACACCGGGGAATGAATCAAACCATTACCATGAATGTTCTCACGACaggcatgaaaaaaatggaatacaaGACGAGGCAATGGCATGAGAAATGCTTCGTGTGCTGCATGTGCGATAATGCCATTGGAACTAAGTCCTTTATCCCCAAGGAGCAGGATATCTACTGTGCAAAGTGCTATGAGGACAAATTCGCTACCAAGTGCACGAAATGCAAGAAGGTAAGTCCTGAAGTGGGCACAATAATAGTTTGCAACTTGGtctgcaaaatgaaatgccttcaaattcaaggtgaTCACCCAAGGAGGCGTGACCTACCGCAATGATCCTTGGCACAGAGAGTGCTTCACTTGTACCCATTGCGAGAAATCCTTGGCCGGACAAAGATTCACCTCCCGGGAGGACAAACCCTATTGTGCGGATTGCTTTGGAGAGTTGTTCTCCAAGCGGTGCACTGCATGTGCCAAACCTATCACAGGTGAGCGCCAAACTTGATTTGCCAGTCTTTAACTCCTTGAATGTCTTTTCTTATGAGCATGAGGATCGACAAAGTACTTACGTTGTAGACTTCAATGTTCCTCTTCCTTGGTCGTCTTTCATGATTGTGTCCATATATCTCTCGCCCGCAGAATATGTATTCTACAAACCCGATTAATCTTTCCTGCCACAGAACAAAATTTATCGCGCCAAGTGTGTGCCTTCGGctgctttgttttctttctgCCTCAGTGTGACCGAAACAAAACCACTTCTAATCTGTTCCAGGAATCGGTGGAACGCGATTCATTTCGTTTGAGGGACGCCATTGGCACAATGATTGTTTCTTGTGCTCATCCTGCAAGGTGTCCATGGTCGGCAAGGGTTTCATCACGGATAGCGAGGATATTTTGTGTCCGGATTGCGCAAAAAAGCGCTTAATGGCCGACACGGTTGAGCAATGAGGATCCATCTGTCCTATTCCACGACGCGATGCTCtaattttcaaaccaaaaagttATATCAAgtctgttttctttttgcccttttcagatttcttttcatgttAATTTATACGCGATGATTAGTGTTCATAATAAATCAGTCCCGAATATCCAGTAAGCACTCACTAATTTGCCATTGTTTGCCCTCACAACCCATTTGGATTCCATCCCAGGTACGTCAGGTTTTTCTTTGTGGTTTGTATTTGAGTTTGGCTTACTCaccacattttttcttaaCCAGATTTATCCAAAACACTCAAACCAGGGTAGAAATTTTGTATGAACCACATAAACCTGAAGACTTTCAGAACATTTTGGGATTTGGCTTCTCTTGTGTTTCATGATtcagcatcatcatccaaAAGAAACGGGACACGAGCAGCATTCATTACTTCCAAACCAATCCACAAGACCATTGGCCCACTCCTGCTATTATTTTTTCAGTGCTCCGCACccatttgatttattttcattattcCAGGGCGTGGTGGCTTGGGAAGCACGAAATTTGTGGCCTTCGAAACCTTGGCTTGGCACAA from Tigriopus californicus strain San Diego chromosome 5, Tcal_SD_v2.1, whole genome shotgun sequence carries:
- the LOC131881172 gene encoding four and a half LIM domains protein 2-like isoform X1 gives rise to the protein MSTGGVQVLPAGNDKGRKVKKVVKTTRKGGSGSQEIMTEVTTTTTATSEYATRENGYQNGYGASTQRSDQFIEEKMFCHHCDESLAGHRYVLRDDHPYCIKCYENVFANNCDECGKLIGIDSKDLSYKEKHWHESCFVCSKCRTSLVDKQFGSKADRIYCGPCYDAQFATRCDGCGDVFRAGMKKMEYKTRQWHEKCFVCCMCDNAIGTKSFIPKEQDIYCAKCYEDKFATKCTKCKKVITQGGVTYRNDPWHRECFTCTHCEKSLAGQRFTSREDKPYCADCFGELFSKRCTACAKPITGRGGLGSTKFVAFETLAWHNECFFCARCQVSMVGKGFIQEGSNIVCPECARQKMLQDMEDEGEQEE
- the LOC131881172 gene encoding four and a half LIM domains protein 2-like isoform X2, producing the protein MSTGGVQVLPAGNDKGRKVKKVVKTTRKGGSGSQEIMTEVTTTTTATSEYATRENGYQNGYGASTQRSDQFIEEKMFCHHCDESLAGHRYVLRDDHPYCIKCYENVFANNCDECGKLIGIDSKDLSYKEKHWHESCFVCSKCRTSLVDKQFGSKADRIYCGPCYDAQFATRCDGCGDVFRAGMKKMEYKTRQWHEKCFVCCMCDNAIGTKSFIPKEQDIYCAKCYEDKFATKCTKCKKVITQGGVTYRNDPWHRECFTCTHCEKSLAGQRFTSREDKPYCADCFGELFSKRCTACAKPITGIGGTRFISFEGRHWHNDCFLCSSCKVSMVGKGFITDSEDILCPDCAKKRLMADTVEQ